Within the Streptomyces sp. NBC_00440 genome, the region CACCCCGAACGGGGCCGATGCCCCCGAGGGCGCGATGTTCATGCCCGGCCGCATCGAGTCCGGGTGCGTCCTGATGGCCGTGCTCTACCGGACGTTCGAGCCGGTCCACATGATGCAGGTTGGCAGCGAGTTCCAGGGCATCGCCTACGGGCTGACCGCCCTGGCCGACTGCGTCCAGGTCCTGTACGAGCGCACCAACGCCCTGTACCCGGTCGACGACCGGGTCACGGATGAGATCGGCAAGCTCGTGTCGATGATCCGGGCGGCGTCCGACGACGCCGACATAGCCGCGAAGCTGTTCGTGGAGGACCACCACCGGGAGATCAGCCACAACATCAACCCCCGCAAGGGCCCGGCTGCCGAGTCCATGTGGAACACCCCCCGCTGACCGAAGCGGACCCGAGCACGACCAGCACCACCAGGAGCCGGTGGCCGACCCCGAACCCCGGGGCCGGCCACCGGCTCCCTTGCTGCCTATCGCCTTGCTGACCCGCCCCTCGCCTCACCGAACAGGAGACCTCCCCCATGTCGATGCGTCACTGGGACTGGTCGCTGCCCAGCGGCCACACCACCTTCCTCGGATACGCCACGGAGACCGCCATTTCCACGGTGGCGCTCGCCCCGATCACCGGACTGCCCTGGCAGGCAGCCGCCCTCACCCTGGGCGGTGCGGCCGCAGCCGGGACCGTCCACGACCTGCGCGTGGGCACCACGGTGGGCACCCTCACCACCCGCGCCATCTCCTGGCTGACCGCGTCCGCATGGGCGTCCTGGGCGCTGGCGACCGCGCCGCTGACCTCCACCGGCTGGGCGACCGGCGTGGGCCTGGCCACCATCGGCATCGCCGCCAACGCCTCTGCCAACCGCACCGAGTCCACCCGCTCCGAGCGCAAGAAGCTCCTCAAGCTGCGCCGCGAGTCCGTCGGCATCCTGCGCGACTGGGAAGACCGCATGGCCCGGGTCGCGCGGATCGAGAACTGCCACGGCAAGGAGGTCGAGCACTGGCCCGGCAAGGTCGGCTACACCGTGGAGATGGACCTGCCCTCCGGCGGCACCAACGTCGACGACCTCAACGGCTACGGCCCGAAGTTCGCCAGTGACCTGCGCCTGCCCGATGGCTGCGGAGTCGAGCTGTTCCCCGGCGCCAACCGCGGCACCATCCTGATCGAGGTCACCCTCAAGGACGTCATCACCGCCGACATCCCCTACCCCGAGGACTACTCCGAGATCAGCCTCACGGAGCGGTTCCCGTTCGGCATGTACCGCAACGGCGAGTTCGCGCTCGGCAGCCTCTGCAACGACTGCGGCATCCTCGTGGGCGAGACCGACGCGGGCAAGACCAACACCCTGCGCGTGGTCACCGCCCAGCTCGCCCGGATGCCCGACGCGCTGATCTGGGCCATCGACACCACCGGCGGCGGCGTCGCCCTTCCCTGGATCACCCCGTGGGCCACCGAGGGCCTGGCGTCCGCGCCGATCGTCGACTGGATCGCGCACACCGATGACGAAGCCCGCCTCATGCTCAAGATGGCCGCCGAGATCATCGCCGCCCGCAAGGCCGGCTACCAGCAGCTGATGCGCGAGAAGAAGTCCGACAACAAGCTCCCCATCAGCGCGGAGATCCCCGGCATCGTCATCATCACCGACGAGACCGCCTCCCTGCCGTACGACATCAAGGAGATGATCGACAAGATCGAGCAGGAGGGCCGCGCGATGCGCGTGCGCATGCTTGTGGCCGCGCTGCGCGCCACGCAGGACGCCATCACCGCGATGATGAAGCTGATGTCGAAGTGGCGCGTCGGCATGACGGTCTCCGACCCGGAAGAGCTCGCCTACCTGTTCCCCGGCTACATCAAGATCGACCCGAAGGACGCGCCCGTCGCCGGGTCCGGGTGGAACATGCACACCCGGCTCGGGCCGAAGAAGCCCACCGCGATGAAGGTCTGGCGCCTGGTCGATGAGCTGATGGACACGATCTGCGCGGCCACGGCCGGGCGGCGCCCCAAGCTCGATGACCTGTCCGCCGCCGTCGACATCGGCGAGCACTACCCGCAGCGGTGGGCGCGAACCCTGCCCGACCTGTACAAGGGGCAGAAGCTCACCGAGTCCGCGCAGCACGCCGTCGACAACGCCGGTGAGATCATCGCCGCCGCGACGCTGCTCGCCGCCGACCCGGTCCCGGCCGGCACCGGGGCGGCGGCCCCGGCCGCTGCGGCTGTGGTGCCTGCGGGCTTCGAGGGCTTCGGCGGTGCGGCGGAGCTGTTCGCCGCCGTCACCGCGCAGCTGGACCCGAGCATCGTGCCGGGCGCCGCTCCCGTGGTCCCGGCGCCGGTCGCTGCCCCGCAGGCGGCACCGCTCCCCCGCCCCACCCGCCCGGTCGACCCGCGCGAGCAGGGCTGGGAACTCCTGGTCGCCGCCGGCGAGACCGGCTACACACCGAAGCTCCTGCACGAGGCGCTCCAGCAGCTCCTGGGCGACGCCATCCCGGCGCAGCGCACGGTCGGCGGCTGGCTGCAGACCTGGGCCAAGGACGGCAAGGCCATCAAGGACGACTCCGGGCAGTACACCCGCTACATCGTCCGCGAGGCCGCCGCCCAGCAGCCCAGCACCGCCCCGGCCGCCATGGCCGGGCCGGAGGCCGCAGCCCTGTCCGAGGGCATCGACGCGGCCCTGGCCCTCCAGGCCGTCGACCTGATCGTGTCCACCCAGTTCGGGTCGGCGTCGATGCTCCAGCGCAAGCTGCGCATCGGCTTCGCCCTCGCCCAGAACCTGATGGACTTCCTCCACCAGCTGGGCATCGTCGGACCCTCCGACGGCTCCAAGGCACGCGAAATCCTGGTCTCGACGGACGACCTGGAGGCGACAATGATGAGGCTGGCCGACGAACTCGGCTACACCGCCCGAGACTTGGGCGCGATGGGCCTCGCGGCTGCCGCCGCTTCGCACACCAAGGAGTGACAGTGACCATGGTCGAGACCGCGGATGAGGAGATCGAGCGCCTGGAGGCCGAACGGCACTCCTACAGCGAGACGTTCCGGAACACCTCCGAGACCGACGCCATCACCCGCGCGCACCTCCAGTCGGAGATGGACCGGCGCACCGCCCGGATCCAGGAACTCCAGCAGCACCAGCCGCTGGGGTTCTTCGCCCGCTGGGGCCTGCGCGGCGCCTCCCTTGCCCTGCTCTGGGGCGCCTGGGAGATCGGCCCGTGGTGGGCGAAGGTCGGCTGCGTCCTGCTCGCCGCGTTCCTCGCCTTCTACAGCCTCGGCTGACACCTCACCGCCCCGCCTTCGGCCCGACCCGGGCCACCAAGGACCCGCCCAGCCATCCGGCAGGGCGGGTCCTTCGCGTTCCCCATCCCCCGTCAAGGAGCACCCTGTGGAACCCCGCGACCTCACCCTCACCGAGCACCAGCAAGCCCCGCCCGCCCCGCCGGCCACCGGCATGCCGACCGTCGGCCTGCCGTACGAGGGCCTGGAGAAGATCTGGGAGCTGTTCCCAGATGCACGCCCCGGCAGCCTCCCCGCCCCGGCCCCGCACACCGCCGGACTGCCCACCGACGAGGCGTACATGGCCCGGGTCTACGACCTGGTGCGCAGGGAGGAAGCCCTCAACTACCTGCGCACCCAATACCAGCAGGCCGCGCTCGCCCCGGCCCCGGTCTACTCCCAGATCGTGGCCCCGGCTCCCGCCCCGGCGCTGCCGCCCACAGCCCCGGCCGGCCCGCAACGCGCGGTGCCGGCCTTCGTGTGGAAGTACAGCGCCATCGCCCTCTCCACCGGCGGCGGCATCGCGCTGGCCGGGATCGGCGTCGGTGCCGCGGCTCCCACCCTCGCCCAGCTCCCCGCCATCCTCACCGCGACCGGCCAGGCCGTGATGAGCCTGGCCGGACTGTTCGTGCTGGTCTTCCTCGCGCTCGCCGTACGCGGTGCCTCGTCGAGCAGCGGTGGAGGCGGCACCACGGTCAACATCCGCAAGGCGGTCTTCCGGCGCAACAAGTTCCACGGATGACCGGGCTGCCTGCCTCGCCCCCCCCGCCCACCCTGGGCGCCGGGGACGGGGCAGGCCGCCCGGCCCGTATAGCCACCCTGCGTTCGAGAAGGAGCACTCATGAACAACACGGTCAGCACCCCATGGACAGGGCCCGTATCTGACGCCTGGGACGCCGCTGCGGACCAGCTGCAGTCCTGGGCCGACAGTATCGACTGGGCGGCCTACGCCCAGGCCGAGGCCCAGTACCTGGCCTGGGCGGCGGCCGCCCTCACCGAGCTCACCGCATACGCGAATGAGCTCCCGGACGCAGAACTCGCCGCGCTCAGGGCAGACATGATCGCTCACCCCAACCACCCCGGCCGGCCTAAGACATGGTGCGCCCGGTACTCCGCGTCCCGGCTCGTCGAGCACACGTCGGTGCGGATCGTCGACCTCACCCAGGGCAACCTCGCGCAGCTGAAGAAGCTGGGCACTGCGGCGAGGGACGTTGGCCTGGCCGCAGTTGCCCAGGGGCTGATCCGCGATCCCGAGGTCACCGAGTTCCTGGCCGGCCCGTGGATCCGCCGCGGACATCCGTTCCCGCGCACGGGGCGCGTGAGCTTCGACGACTTCTCTCTCACGAAGGACAACTGACCATGAACGACGACGCGATTGACACCCTGCGGTCCCCGGAGCAGCTGCTGGTGGAGCTGTCCGAGCGAGAACACCGACTCACCCGGAGGAGGCAGACGTGCGTGCCCACGAGTCTGACTCGACGAGTACCACCGAGGACTTGGTCGACGTCGACCCGTACACGCCGGAAAAGCCTCCGACGACGATCCCCGTGTACAAGCGCATCGAGGCTCCCGAAGGACTCGCCACCAAGCGGCAGTTGCGGGACATGGGGCTCCGCCCCGGCGGCCAGCAGGTCGCGGCAGAGGTCGAAAGCCGCGGCCCGAGGAACGGCTTCCTGCCCCGAGTGCGGCCGCCGCTTCTTCCACTGCCTGCGTACCTCGCTCGGGATCTGCCTGGAGTGCCATGAGGGCACCCCTGCCGACCCCACCTCTTACCTCAACGGGCCGGCCAGTCCGATGGCCGCCTGACCTGCGACGCCCACTTCACCCGATGAAGGAGCCCTTCATGACCGCCAAAGGACGACCCGCGGTGCACGCGATGACATGGGACAGGAACCGTCTGCTGGCCGCAGTGAAGCGGCGGATCGCACTCTCCGCCGCGATCACTGTGTTTCACGCAGACGTGGTGGTCGCGTGGGCGGCCGGGGTGCTGTGCAGCATCGTCGCGTACGGCGGGATGGCGGCGCCGCTGTGGATGTCAGCCGCCATGGCGGTCGTGGTCTACCTCGGGGTGTGGCTCGCCGCAGGACCGCTGTTCTGGGGGCTGGCGGCGAACTGGTCGGTCCGGATCAGGCGGTGGGGCGCGCCGGAAACGGTGTACTCGCCTCCCCCGCCGGTGGATCACGTGGCCGAGCTGCTGGCCTCGAAGCCGGCCCGGCAGGTGCCCGAGCAGACGTCGCGGTCGACCGAGCCCCGGCCGCTGAAGCCGTACGAGCTGTCGGGCTGCCAGCCGTGCTGGCGGTGCGGCGAGCCTCCGGTGGAAGGCAGGCATGCCTGGGAGGACCGCGGCCCGTACCAGCTGCTGTCCAACCACACCTTCAAGTGCCGCAATGGCCACCGCTGGACGAACAGCACGGACGGTGGCTGATCTGACGGCTCCCTGTGCCGCCCCGCCCCGTTCACCGGGCCGGGGCGGCGCGGAGGACCGGACAGCCAGCCCGGCCCCCTACCCACCAGATAAGGACGATTCCGCATGTCGCACCGCAACGCCGCCGCCTTCGCCGCCCTGCTCTGCCTGACCCGCACCGGAAGCAAGCTCGGTGATTTCTGGATCCAGAGCGATTTCTGCGCTCAGGTGAAGGGGGCCTCCGACGACCATCCGGTGACCTACAGGGACCCGGCCACCAAGAAGACGACGACGCACGGCACCGTCGACGGCCGTAGGGGCATGCCTCCACCACTGCCTGACCTACACGGCTACCCAGGCCATCGTGGCCGGGGCCGGCGCCCGCGCGCTCGGTATCCGGATCCACCCGGTCGCCGCCGCGGCCGCGCTCGCCGTGTCCTTCGGAACCCACTACGCCGCGGACCGCCGCGTCCCGGACAGGGGCCTCCTGGAGAGGCTCGCCACCAAGACGGGCAAGGGCGGCTTCTACAAGCTGGCCGACTCCGGCATGAACGGCGCCTCCACCTTGACAGCGCCTGGCACCACGGCTGGGAGACAGTGGCGGCGCTCATCGCCGCCAGCAAGGCCACCACACGGTGACCGGCCGTTCCCGTACACGTCTGGACCGGGTCCGCGCCTCGGCCGGGATCGTGAAGCTCGCTGTCCAGCAGATCGAGGACGAACTGGGCGGTCCGGTCGACGCCGAGTTCCTCGCCGGGACGCTGCGCGAGCTGTTCGACGACGCCTTCCCGCAGGACGGCGTCCTCGGATCGCTCAGCCAGCTCCTGACGGTGGCCTCCCGAGCCGCCGCGCTCACCCCGCTGGACGGCGAGGACGCAGAGTCCGCCGCCTGCGCGATCGAAGAGGCTGCGGCCTTCGTCGCCGACTCCACCGGGATGCGCCTTCACCTGGCCACCTCCACCCTCCACCCGCAAGGAGAACGCTCGTGAAGATCACCTTCGAAGGCACGATGCAGCCGCTCGACACGACCATCCCCGACCCGGCGCTCATCGTGATGATCGGGGCGTCAGGCAGCGGGAAGAGCACCCTCGCGAGCACCTGGCCCGCCACGCAGGTCCTGGAGCTCGACGCCTTCCGGGCGATGGTCTCGGACGACGCCGGCGACCAGTCGGCTACCCAGGCAGCCGCCGACCTCCTGCACACCGCACTGGAGGCCCGCCTCGCCCGCAGGCTCACCACGGTCATCAGCGCGACGAACACCGAGGTCCACGTCCGTAAGGACCTGCTGGACGTCGCGCGCGCCCACGGCGTGCCCACCGTCGCACTGCTCGTGTCCACCCCGGCCGACCTGTGCGTCAAGCGGCAGGCCGATCGCGACCCGGCCCGCGCTGTGCCCGAGGACGTCGTACGCCGCCAGCACGCCGACGCCGTCAACGCGTTCCCGCAGCTGCGCGTCGAGGGCTTCGACCACGTCGTGTTCGCCGACAACATCCACCGCCTGGAGCCGCTGCTCCAGCGCGCCAGCGACACCCGCCGCCGCGAGTTCGGTTGGGATGGCGGCGATGGCCTGGGCGAACTGCTTCTGGTTCGCCGCGTCTTCGGCGCGGACGTGCTTCCGCTGTGGCGGTGGCGCGAGGGATCGCAGCTCGCCGGCGGCGATCGCGTCGGCGAGATCAGCCTCGGACGCAACCGCCTGGTCCTGGCCCTGCGCACCGACGTGGACGGCGAGGGCGACCTGGGCTTCGACCTACTCGTGTGCTGCCCGTACGACGACGACTGCAACGCCCCGGCATGGCAGGCCGTCCACTCGGTCACCGACCTGCTGACCGCGCACACCAGCACCACCGGGCCGCACCCGGACAGCGTCTGCACCGTCCACGGCGGGCCCGACGACGTCGACCAGGACGACGACCCCGAGGGCCGCGCCGACCTGGAAGCGCAGTACGCGGACGCGGTCCGCGAGTGAGCCGCGCCGCCGCCGGGCCGCGCCCGCACCTGCTCACCGCGGCCGATCTGGCACGCACACCGCCGACGCCTCGCCGAACAACCAGAACCCGGCGCGACCCCGCCTTGCGCACGCCGTCCCCGGCCTCCCCGGCCACTCGCCCGCTGTTATCCCAGGAAGGACACCACGCATGAGCATCACGATCACGAACACGTACGGCACCGTGCACAACGTCAGCGAGACCAACCCGGCCCACGTCACGAGCTGCGACTCCTACCGGCTGCCCCTCGTCGCCACCATCACCCCCGGCAACCCGGGCTACGAGGACATGGTCGAGATGCTGAGGGAGAACGGCCACGACACCCGGCCCGAGGGGTACGGGATGATCTTCCTGGAGTCCGAGGAATTCAGCGCGACGTACTTCGGGTCGATCGAGCAGATCGAGCGGTACAAGCGCGAGAACGTCGACGGCACGGCGACCTTCGACGCCTCGCAGGGCGTCATGTACGCAAAGTGGCCACACGGCAAGGGCTGGGACGACTTCCTCCCCCGCGTCTTCTGGAACTGGGCTGGGCGCGGCGGGATCGCGGACGGTGTCGGTCTCGTCACGGCCTTCGGGCACACCGAGATTCCGGGTGCGGAGGTCATCGTCTTCGAGTTCGAAGGCAAGTGGCTTCCCGACAGCGAGCCTCAGCAGCTGGTCACCTACCACTGCACCGGCTGCCACCTGGACACCTTCCACGACAGCGGGCACGTGCACGAGAACACCGGCCCCAGCAGCCGACGCTGGGCCGCCCGCCAGGCCCGCCAGCACCTCATCAGCGCCGCCCGGCACGGCGTCGGCGACACGAACAGTGCCTGCCGTCCCAACAACGGCGAGATGCTGCGCGTCGTGAACGCGGTTGCCCGCGACATGTGGGGCACCACGGGCAACGCCCTCCCGGACACCGACGACGCGTACTGCGCCACCAAGGGCCCCTGCTCGATCATCCGCGAATTGCGTGCCGGCTCCCGCCCGCCCGTCTACCGCGCCTGACCGCTGGCCCGCGCACCCCGACCAGCATCCGGTTATGAGCGGCCCCGGCCGCCAATACCCCCTTGTGGAGGACCACATGGCTCGTAAGCCTGTCACCTGGTACATCGCCACCCCCGCCGACGGCATCATCGAGAAGTCGCGCCAGGCCGGGACCCCGGTGAACCTCGCCACCGCCGTGGGCGACGTCATCGACCACCCCAACCCCTGCACCAACCTGTGGTTCGACGAGAGCGCCTTCTCGTACTTCCGCATGGTCAAGCGCGTCGGCGAGGCGCTGGAGGACACCAGCATCTGGCCCGTCACCTGGCCCGTGCGGCTGTGGATCGTGGAGCCGCTTGGCGAGACCGGCAACTGGAGCCAGCGCTACTACCCCTACCGACTGCTCTCCCACCAGATCCGCGTCATCGAGGAGACCGACGCCCACCGCGCGCTCGGTCCCGCCGGCCGCGACGTCCTGAACGTCATCCAGCAGGAGATCCCCGAGCGGGCCGCGCGCTGGGCTGCGGACTGGGACGCCGACCCCGAGGGCATGCGCGACCGGGAGTGGGACTGGGAGCAGTGCGGCGGCCCCACCTGCGGCAGCGGCCGGTGGGCGGACTCCCTTGCCATGGCGGTCTCGCATAACCGCCGCGAGTCGGCCGCCCAGACCTGGATCGAGCACCTCGCGCGCAACGCGGTCGACCAGGCCCTCGCCGACACCGACGCCAGCATGATGGCGCGCTGCTACGCCTACGGCCGCGCTACCGGCTGCGCCGTCGCCGCCCAGCACCAGGCCCGGTTCGAGCCGTACGTCCTCGACACGTTACGCGGGCTCGGCCTCGACTCCCCCGCCGTGGCTGCCTGACACCTGAGCCAGCAAAAAAGCATCCTCGAAAGACGCGAATCACTTGAAGAGCATCCTTTGAGGATGCATTATGAGTGGGCGGGGGCCACCCGGCCGCCGCCCACTCCGGCAACTACGCCTGTTTCCAGGACTTCCCGGGACTGCCGCGTCCGGACCCTCGCCCTACACCGCGACCGTCACGCCAACAGGGGCGACCCGCATATCCCGATCACCGGCCAACACCCCTGAAAAGGAGCCCCTATGCCCCTCAACACCAACACCATCGACGATCTGTTCACCGGCCTGGAAGCGGAATTCAACGGAACCCTCCACCGCGACGACGCTTACGCGGTCCTGCTGCGCCTGCTGAATCACGCACGGTCGATCGCGGACCGCACCACGCCCACCGAGCTGTGGGCCATCCTGCAGACCATCCCCGCATCGGAGCCGTTCGGCGGCCGGACACGGCTGGACCAGCTGCTGCTTGCCGCGGAACGCGACAACGAAATTCGCCGCACAGCCACCGGCCACATCCTGCTGCGCCTGGACGCGCCCTCCGGCGGCGGGCCCGAGCACGTGTGGGTCCGTCTTGAAGGGCGCTGCGTGGGAACCGAGGTGGAGATCACCGGCGCGGATCCGTGGCCGAGCCACCAGATGGACGCCCCGGGCAAGGCATGGTGGCGCTGCACCGGCTGCCGCACCCACAGCGGCAGCTTCGCTCTGGACTTCTGCCGCATCCGCGAGACGGCCACCGAACACGTCCACAAGTGCCGTGCCCTGCCCGCTCCCCCGGCCTAAGCACTGTTTCTGAGCCATCACGAAACAAGGAGAGATCCATCATGAGCGACATCACTGAGGCCATCCCCACGGAACGGCGCTGCTGGTCGGTGAGCTGGCCGGAGTACACGCCCGTGGACATCACACCGCCTGAGCTGCGGCCGTCGGCGCTGACCCACCACGTGCCCGAATGGGCTGAGGGAGCGCCCACACCCGCCGACGTGCACGACTGGGATCAGCGCCGGCACTCCGCGCTCGTGCCGTTCGAGCGCGATGAGCGGGGCTGGCCGCTGCACCCCCACGGCCGCACCGGCCGGACCGGCCGCAACCTTGGGAGGTGGGGTGAAAACCAGGCAGCCGACCCGATCGTGGTCGCGGGCAGCGGCCGGCAGCGGCGACTGCTGCTGATTACCCGGAGCGACATCGGGGTGGAGGCCATCCCGGGCGGCATGGTCAACCCGGACGAGATCGCACCAGCCACCCTGGTCCGCGAGCTGCGGGAGGAGACCGGCCTCGACCTCGCCGACCATCAGCCGGTCATCCTCGGCCAGGACCTCGTGGATGACTGGCGCCAGTCGGACCATGCCTGGATCGCGTCGACCAGTGCGCTCTTCCAGCTGCCGGTAGAAGTCGACGCGGTCGCGGCCGATGACGCAGTCGATGCGGGATGGTGGCCGTTCGGATCTCTGGCCCAGCTCGACTCGGAGATCACCGCCGCCGGACGCACCCTCTACGCCGCGCACCGCCCCCTGCTCCAGCGCGCCCTTACCCACCTCAACACGTAGAAGAACGACTGCCGGGGCGGCCGCCTTCCGGCAACCAACCATCACCGGCCGCCCCGGGCCACCCAACCCGATCCAACGGAGCAGGGGGCAAGATACATCGTCCCTCGTATCCACCTGGAGCCACCCATGACCCCCCGACCCGACGACGAGGCCCGCACCGAACTGCGGGACCTGGTCGCCAAGGCCAGCAAGCACCGCGACGATGAGCACGAGCGCGTCGAGACCGAGTTCTGGCAGGAGATCGACGCCCTGCAGGGCAGCTACCACGGCGCCCAGCAGGACATCGCCGTCGCCCTGGACGTCAAGCGGAACCAAGTCTTGCGGCAGACCAAGCGCTACCGGACCGCCGACCAGGAACCTGGCGCTGTCGACTGAACAACCACCCGCCCGTTCCGGCCCGGACCACCCGGGCCGGAACGGCCCCACCGTCTCCACAGCGACTGCGGCCTGACGGGCTTTTACGCCGCCCCGCTCCAGCTGGATCCGACTACGCGGTGGTCTTTCACGCACCATGGTCCTGCGCCGCCCCACGAGGTGTACAACGCCGCGCCCGCCGCGCAGCAGGCGGGGCCCCAGCAAGTGCCGGACAGCTGGAGAGCGCGGGCTGCGGGCCGGCTGGGGGATGGAACAGCCCGCCGTAAAGGCCGCCCGCTGGGACACCCGCAGCGACTTCGCGCTGTAGCTACGCCCCGGGACAGACGTTCAAGGCGTCCAAACCAGTCCGCCTGCCCCGGGCCACCCATCCCGTTCGAGACGAGAGGGAAATCCAAGTATGGACCCCGTCAAGCGTGTTGCGACCCCGACCGGACAACGCGCCCTCATCTTCACCATCCTCGCGATCCCGCTCACCGGCTGGACCCTTCACGCGCTCACCCTCCACCGGCGCCTCACAGCCGAACGCCGCGACCCGCTCACCGGAGCCCAGCGTCGTGCCGCGTTCGAGCGCCGCGCCCAGCGACTGCTCGCCCGCCACCGGCAGGACTCCCTGGTCTGCCTGATCGACCTCGACAATTTCAAGGGCCTCAACGACACCCACGGCCACGCCGCCGGCGACAAAGCGCTCGCCGCGACCGGCGAGCGCCTCGCCCGCTGGGCCGGACCGCACGGAGTAGTCGGCCGCCTGGGCGGCGACGAGTTCGCCGTCGCGACCCGCGTGGACACCCGGGCCGGGAACGACGCGATGGAGCGACGCCTCCTGGGGTTGATGGGCGCGCTGCACGAGCCTGTGCTCACCGAGGCCGGCCCGCTCCCCCTTGCCGCGTCGGTGGGCGCCGCCGTTCCCGACTACCTAGGCATTCACGCCTTGTCGGCCCTACTGCGTGGCGCGGACGTCTCGATGTACCGGACCAAGCACAGCGGCCGGTACGGCTGGGCGGAGATCGAGGACCTCGACGCTCCGACCGTCAACGGCCGCCGGAGCGGGCGCCCCGGCACCACACTGCTGGAGCGTGCAGCATGACTGCCGAACTCGACGGCGGAGACTGGATCCGCGGAATCACGATCCGCCAGCCCTGGGCCACCTGCATCCTTGCCGGGAAGACCACGGAGAACAGGCCCGGCAACTGGCCCTGGCGCGGCTGGTTCCTCCTCCACGCCGGGAAGCAGCTGGACCGCCTTGCCCTTCGCGAGCCGCTGGTGGCCACCACGATCCGCGGCCGCGAGCTCCACTTGGGCGCGGTCATCGGCGTCGCCCGGCTCATCGACTGTCACCTGGACCAGGGGCCCGAGTACTGCCCCGGTCCCTGGGCAGAGCGGGACGTTCACCACCTGGTCCTCACCGACGTCCACGAATTGCCGCTGCCGGTGCCCGCCACGGGCGCGCTCCCGGCGTGGAAGCCGGAGCAAGACCTCGTGGACCAAGTCCTCCAGCAGCTGCCCCACCTGCGGCTGTGACCCGCAGCAGCAAGAAGCCGCCGGGGGCCGGGCCTGGTCCCGGTCCCCGGCGGCTTGCTGGACTGGCGTGACAACCAGCACTTCGACCGCTGGTAGGGCCGCCTCTGCGCCCTGTGTGAGCAGCCCACGCCGATGCGCTCCCCCCACTCCGGGGAGCCCGTGCGTAAGAGCTGCGCCGAACGCTGGATCACCGCGAATCCCACAGAGGCCCGCCTCGGCGGGTTCGCCTCCGACGTCCAGCCCAAGCGCCGGCGCGACGACGGATCCGCCTGAACCCCTCCCACCGGAGGCCCACATGAGCAGCACCCCACAGCACGACGCAGATCACGCCCTCGCCTATCCCGAGCCGCCCGCCTCCCCTCCCTGGCGCCACCACGGCGCGAAGGCCCGGCCGCTCACCGACGCCCAGAGGAAGCGCAACTGCGAGCTTCTGCTGCTCGCCCAGCGCCAGCACCGCGTAGAGGAGCCGACGTGTTCACCGACATGAAAGAGGCCCCTCGAAGCGGAGGCCTTCGAGGTCAGCCCGCCCGGCAGAGGCCAGAGCGCCGCCGCCTGTCTGGTGGTTGCTCGCCAGGCTCGCGGCAAGGACGACCTCGCTGACCTGCTGGGTGCCCCTCGGTCTGCCCTGCGACGAGGACGACCTCGTACGCCTGCTCCCCCACCTCACCTCCCCCAACGATCCGACGACCGGAGACACGATGCCCGTCAACGCCTTCTCCGCCACCGCCGCCTCCATGCTGAAACGGGCGACAGCCCCGCCCGCGTC harbors:
- a CDS encoding DNA translocase FtsK, with translation MSMRHWDWSLPSGHTTFLGYATETAISTVALAPITGLPWQAAALTLGGAAAAGTVHDLRVGTTVGTLTTRAISWLTASAWASWALATAPLTSTGWATGVGLATIGIAANASANRTESTRSERKKLLKLRRESVGILRDWEDRMARVARIENCHGKEVEHWPGKVGYTVEMDLPSGGTNVDDLNGYGPKFASDLRLPDGCGVELFPGANRGTILIEVTLKDVITADIPYPEDYSEISLTERFPFGMYRNGEFALGSLCNDCGILVGETDAGKTNTLRVVTAQLARMPDALIWAIDTTGGGVALPWITPWATEGLASAPIVDWIAHTDDEARLMLKMAAEIIAARKAGYQQLMREKKSDNKLPISAEIPGIVIITDETASLPYDIKEMIDKIEQEGRAMRVRMLVAALRATQDAITAMMKLMSKWRVGMTVSDPEELAYLFPGYIKIDPKDAPVAGSGWNMHTRLGPKKPTAMKVWRLVDELMDTICAATAGRRPKLDDLSAAVDIGEHYPQRWARTLPDLYKGQKLTESAQHAVDNAGEIIAAATLLAADPVPAGTGAAAPAAAAVVPAGFEGFGGAAELFAAVTAQLDPSIVPGAAPVVPAPVAAPQAAPLPRPTRPVDPREQGWELLVAAGETGYTPKLLHEALQQLLGDAIPAQRTVGGWLQTWAKDGKAIKDDSGQYTRYIVREAAAQQPSTAPAAMAGPEAAALSEGIDAALALQAVDLIVSTQFGSASMLQRKLRIGFALAQNLMDFLHQLGIVGPSDGSKAREILVSTDDLEATMMRLADELGYTARDLGAMGLAAAAASHTKE
- a CDS encoding GGDEF domain-containing protein — its product is MDPVKRVATPTGQRALIFTILAIPLTGWTLHALTLHRRLTAERRDPLTGAQRRAAFERRAQRLLARHRQDSLVCLIDLDNFKGLNDTHGHAAGDKALAATGERLARWAGPHGVVGRLGGDEFAVATRVDTRAGNDAMERRLLGLMGALHEPVLTEAGPLPLAASVGAAVPDYLGIHALSALLRGADVSMYRTKHSGRYGWAEIEDLDAPTVNGRRSGRPGTTLLERAA
- a CDS encoding ATP-binding protein — protein: MKITFEGTMQPLDTTIPDPALIVMIGASGSGKSTLASTWPATQVLELDAFRAMVSDDAGDQSATQAAADLLHTALEARLARRLTTVISATNTEVHVRKDLLDVARAHGVPTVALLVSTPADLCVKRQADRDPARAVPEDVVRRQHADAVNAFPQLRVEGFDHVVFADNIHRLEPLLQRASDTRRREFGWDGGDGLGELLLVRRVFGADVLPLWRWREGSQLAGGDRVGEISLGRNRLVLALRTDVDGEGDLGFDLLVCCPYDDDCNAPAWQAVHSVTDLLTAHTSTTGPHPDSVCTVHGGPDDVDQDDDPEGRADLEAQYADAVRE
- a CDS encoding NUDIX domain-containing protein, which produces MSDITEAIPTERRCWSVSWPEYTPVDITPPELRPSALTHHVPEWAEGAPTPADVHDWDQRRHSALVPFERDERGWPLHPHGRTGRTGRNLGRWGENQAADPIVVAGSGRQRRLLLITRSDIGVEAIPGGMVNPDEIAPATLVRELREETGLDLADHQPVILGQDLVDDWRQSDHAWIASTSALFQLPVEVDAVAADDAVDAGWWPFGSLAQLDSEITAAGRTLYAAHRPLLQRALTHLNT